In a genomic window of Niallia taxi:
- the nirB gene encoding nitrite reductase large subunit NirB produces the protein MLKRKLILIGNGMAGIRTIEEILKLDPDGFDITVFGSEPHPNYNRIQLSKVLQGDTTVADITLNDWNWYESNNIRLYPGESVINVDTKKQIVYTDKNREEPYDKLIIATGSNPFMLPLPGSDKQGVTAFRDIKDCETMLQYSKKYKKAAVIGGGLLGLEAARGLLNLGMKVDVIHINEYIMDRQLDREAGKLLQKELENQGMNFLLNKQTTEILGKKQVTGLRFKTGEKIAADLVVMAVGIKPNVALAEKSGIPVNRGIVVNDYMETDIPNIFAVGECAEHRGMVYGLVAPLYQQGEALAKRICSVYDEGYKGSVLSSQLKVSGVDVFSTGKIREDENTKAIKMLDDWNGIYKKIMIEQGKIIGAVLFGNTKEGNRLLNLIKNGANIEEYTESNQTEESGASLVAQMTDDEVVCGCNGVTKGNIVSAINNDGLTTVEQVKGCTNASRSCGSCKSLVADILEFTLGDKYSEDHKESICACTTLTRDEVVDEIREKHLTHTREVMNVLGWKNDDGCSKCRPALNYYLGMLNPTEYKDERESRFVNERLHANIQNNGTFSVIPRMYGGVTNADDLRKIADVADKYKVKMIKLTGGQRINLLGVQKQDLPSIWAELGMPSGHGYAKGLRTVKTCVGADFCRFGTQDSVGMGIELEKKFEGLNGPHKIKMAVSACPRNCAESGIKDVGVVGLDGVWELYVGGNAGTDLREGDLFVKVKTKAEVLEWTGAFLQYYRETANYLERTSVWVGRLGIDHVKEKLEDKGFRDELNKRMDITLATVQEPWSETLKDENLVKRLYETVNVPVASK, from the coding sequence ATGTTAAAGCGAAAGTTAATTTTGATTGGAAATGGAATGGCCGGAATTAGGACGATAGAAGAAATATTAAAACTTGATCCAGATGGATTTGACATTACTGTTTTTGGAAGTGAACCACATCCAAACTATAACCGAATCCAATTATCAAAGGTTTTGCAGGGAGATACAACGGTTGCAGATATTACATTGAATGATTGGAATTGGTATGAAAGCAACAATATTCGCTTATATCCAGGTGAAAGCGTAATTAATGTTGATACAAAAAAACAGATTGTTTATACAGATAAGAATCGCGAAGAACCTTATGATAAGTTAATTATTGCAACTGGATCTAATCCGTTTATGCTGCCACTGCCTGGTTCAGATAAACAGGGTGTAACTGCATTTCGCGATATTAAAGATTGTGAAACAATGCTGCAATACTCAAAAAAGTATAAGAAAGCAGCCGTTATTGGAGGAGGCTTGCTAGGACTTGAAGCGGCTCGTGGGCTGCTTAATCTTGGAATGAAGGTAGATGTTATTCACATTAATGAATATATTATGGACAGACAATTAGATAGAGAGGCAGGTAAGCTGTTACAAAAAGAGTTGGAAAATCAAGGCATGAACTTTTTATTAAATAAACAGACAACTGAAATTCTTGGGAAAAAACAGGTAACAGGATTACGGTTTAAAACCGGTGAAAAGATTGCAGCAGACTTGGTTGTTATGGCAGTCGGAATAAAACCAAACGTGGCATTAGCTGAAAAATCCGGTATTCCTGTTAATCGAGGGATTGTCGTTAATGATTATATGGAAACGGATATTCCTAATATATTTGCAGTTGGTGAATGTGCTGAGCACAGAGGAATGGTATACGGCTTAGTTGCCCCACTATATCAACAGGGAGAAGCGTTAGCTAAACGTATTTGCAGTGTATACGATGAGGGATACAAAGGGTCGGTTCTTTCCTCGCAATTAAAAGTGTCAGGTGTAGATGTCTTCTCTACTGGAAAAATCAGAGAGGATGAGAACACTAAGGCAATAAAAATGTTGGATGATTGGAATGGCATCTATAAAAAGATAATGATAGAGCAAGGGAAAATAATTGGAGCTGTTTTGTTTGGTAATACCAAGGAAGGCAATCGATTATTAAATTTAATCAAGAATGGTGCAAATATAGAGGAATATACAGAATCAAATCAGACGGAAGAATCTGGTGCCAGCTTAGTAGCACAGATGACAGATGATGAAGTGGTATGTGGATGTAATGGCGTAACGAAGGGGAATATTGTCTCGGCTATTAATAATGATGGACTTACAACAGTTGAACAGGTAAAGGGGTGTACGAATGCTTCACGTTCATGTGGCTCATGTAAGTCATTAGTTGCTGATATTTTAGAATTTACACTAGGTGATAAATATAGTGAAGACCACAAGGAATCCATTTGTGCTTGTACCACGTTAACAAGGGATGAAGTTGTTGATGAAATCAGAGAAAAGCATCTTACACATACACGGGAAGTTATGAATGTTTTGGGCTGGAAAAACGATGACGGATGCTCTAAATGCAGACCAGCATTAAATTATTATTTAGGAATGCTGAACCCAACGGAATATAAGGACGAAAGGGAATCTCGTTTTGTTAATGAAAGATTGCATGCCAATATTCAAAATAACGGTACCTTTAGTGTGATTCCAAGAATGTATGGTGGTGTTACTAATGCAGATGACCTCAGAAAGATTGCTGATGTAGCAGATAAATACAAGGTGAAAATGATTAAATTAACTGGGGGACAACGCATTAACTTGCTTGGTGTTCAAAAGCAGGACTTACCAAGTATTTGGGCAGAGCTTGGGATGCCATCAGGACATGGTTATGCTAAAGGATTACGTACAGTTAAAACTTGTGTTGGTGCAGACTTCTGTCGTTTTGGCACACAAGACTCAGTAGGAATGGGAATTGAATTAGAGAAGAAATTTGAAGGATTGAATGGACCACATAAAATAAAAATGGCTGTATCAGCTTGTCCAAGAAACTGTGCTGAGAGCGGAATTAAGGATGTTGGAGTTGTTGGTTTAGATGGAGTATGGGAACTTTATGTAGGAGGTAATGCAGGTACTGATCTTAGGGAGGGTGACTTATTCGTTAAGGTGAAAACAAAAGCTGAGGTACTTGAATGGACTGGGGCCTTTTTACAGTACTATCGAGAAACAGCGAATTACTTAGAAAGAACATCTGTATGGGTTGGCCGTCTTGGTATTGATCATGTGAAGGAAAAACTTGAAGATAAAGGCTTCCGTGATGAACTGAATAAACGGATGGATATAACTTTAGCAACCGTTCAAGAACCATGGAGTGAAACACTTAAGGATGAAAATTTAGTAAAAAGACTTTATGAAACAGTTAATGTTCCAGTAGCTTCTAAATGA
- the rbsK gene encoding ribokinase — MIKMTTIGSSSIDLVVTAAKRPNQGETIIGESFKTVPGGKGANQAVAAARLGADVKMIGCVGADEFGDKIVNNFTANGVDTTNVERVTHTETGTAHITLAEGDNSIIVVKGANDYVTPDLVEKALDVILASDIVLIQQEIPEETVEYVAEICFANDVPLLLNPAPARPISKNVIERAAYLTPNETEAAILFKDKDITEVLKEFPNKLLVTEGKNGVRYSDGVKERLIPAYSVEAVDTTGAGDTFNAAFAVAVAEGKSMEDSIRFANRAASLSVTKFGAQGGMPTREEVEGSL; from the coding sequence ATGATTAAAATGACGACAATTGGCAGTTCTTCTATCGATTTAGTTGTAACTGCAGCAAAACGACCAAATCAAGGTGAAACTATTATTGGAGAAAGCTTTAAGACAGTTCCTGGTGGCAAAGGGGCTAACCAGGCTGTCGCAGCTGCCAGGCTCGGTGCTGATGTAAAAATGATTGGTTGTGTTGGAGCCGACGAGTTTGGGGACAAAATTGTAAATAATTTCACTGCTAATGGTGTTGATACAACCAATGTGGAACGGGTTACACATACGGAAACAGGCACAGCACATATTACCTTGGCAGAGGGTGATAACAGCATTATTGTGGTGAAAGGTGCTAATGATTATGTCACACCTGATTTAGTAGAAAAAGCACTAGATGTTATTCTTGCATCTGATATTGTACTTATTCAGCAAGAAATTCCAGAGGAAACAGTCGAATATGTTGCAGAAATTTGCTTTGCAAATGATGTGCCTTTATTACTTAACCCAGCTCCTGCAAGACCTATAAGTAAAAATGTTATTGAAAGGGCTGCTTATCTTACACCAAATGAAACAGAAGCGGCTATCCTTTTTAAAGACAAGGATATCACTGAAGTATTAAAAGAGTTTCCTAATAAATTATTAGTTACAGAAGGTAAAAACGGAGTTCGTTATTCTGATGGTGTAAAGGAAAGGCTTATCCCAGCATATTCTGTTGAAGCCGTTGATACAACTGGTGCAGGAGATACCTTTAATGCAGCATTTGCAGTGGCGGTAGCAGAGGGTAAAAGCATGGAAGATAGCATTCGTTTTGCTAATCGGGCTGCCTCCTTGTCTGTAACAAAATTTGGTGCACAAGGCGGGATGCCAACAAGAGAAGAAGTAGAAGGGAGTTTATAA
- a CDS encoding LURP-one-related/scramblase family protein, whose product MKQLYIKQKVFSLSGKFTVKDQQEKDIYYVEGSFMQIPKTFSIMNTARQEVALITKKVFSFLPKFYVEVNGQEELTIKKEFSFFKPRYTIDAAGIDVQGNWWDMDFQVLQHGEVIGTVSKEWFTWGDSYKVQVVNEDMEAIIIALVVAIDCVKADEAAASSAAT is encoded by the coding sequence ATGAAACAGCTTTATATAAAGCAAAAGGTATTCAGTTTAAGTGGAAAGTTTACAGTTAAGGATCAGCAGGAAAAAGATATTTATTATGTGGAAGGGAGCTTTATGCAAATACCAAAGACTTTCTCCATTATGAATACAGCAAGACAAGAAGTTGCCCTTATTACTAAAAAGGTATTTAGCTTTTTACCGAAGTTTTATGTAGAGGTCAATGGTCAAGAGGAGCTAACGATAAAAAAAGAATTTTCGTTTTTTAAACCACGTTACACGATAGATGCTGCTGGTATTGATGTACAGGGTAACTGGTGGGATATGGACTTTCAGGTCCTGCAGCATGGGGAAGTGATCGGTACAGTTAGCAAGGAGTGGTTCACTTGGGGTGACAGCTATAAGGTTCAAGTAGTGAACGAAGACATGGAGGCTATAATTATTGCGTTGGTTGTTGCAATTGATTGTGTGAAGGCTGATGAAGCAGCTGCTTCTTCTGCGGCGACCTGA
- a CDS encoding LacI family DNA-binding transcriptional regulator has translation MATIRDVAKRAGVSVATVSRVLNNKGYAHEDTRKLVNDAIKELNYKPNEVARSLYKKKSRLIGLLLPDIRNPFFPELARGVEDEMQEQGLHLIIGNADEKLEKEIDYIQTFKQNNVIGIISATNHAETKLYENLSFPVVLLDRITGSYPSVYADGLDGGKKAAQEMVRRGSKRIALLRGPIELRTAQDRFKGAVDELCDANVDFQVITSSFSFHDAEKMAKTLFEKFPETDGIIASNDLSAAAILHEALRIGRSIPDDLQIIGYDDIPLSKLLFPSLSTIRQPAYDMGREAAKLLMNIINNKPLAQKNIQLPVTFIERQTTRKVEKND, from the coding sequence ATGGCTACAATACGGGATGTTGCCAAAAGAGCTGGAGTATCTGTGGCAACCGTTTCGAGAGTATTAAACAATAAAGGCTATGCACATGAAGATACGAGGAAGCTCGTTAACGACGCAATAAAGGAATTAAATTACAAACCAAATGAAGTAGCAAGATCTTTATATAAAAAAAAATCAAGATTAATAGGGTTATTGCTTCCTGATATTCGCAATCCCTTTTTTCCTGAGCTAGCTCGTGGGGTAGAGGATGAAATGCAGGAGCAAGGACTCCACTTAATTATTGGAAATGCGGATGAAAAACTAGAAAAAGAAATAGATTACATACAGACTTTTAAACAAAATAATGTAATAGGCATTATTTCAGCAACAAATCACGCTGAGACAAAGCTTTACGAAAATCTGTCCTTTCCTGTCGTCTTACTTGATCGCATAACAGGCAGTTATCCTTCCGTTTATGCAGATGGATTGGATGGAGGAAAAAAGGCAGCACAAGAAATGGTCAGAAGGGGAAGTAAACGAATCGCATTACTCAGAGGTCCGATTGAATTAAGGACAGCACAAGACAGATTCAAGGGTGCAGTTGATGAGCTGTGTGACGCTAATGTGGACTTTCAAGTGATTACATCATCATTTAGCTTTCATGATGCCGAAAAAATGGCTAAAACCTTATTTGAGAAATTTCCTGAAACAGATGGAATAATTGCCAGCAATGACCTAAGTGCAGCAGCAATTTTACATGAGGCGCTGCGCATTGGAAGATCCATTCCAGATGATTTGCAAATTATCGGATATGACGATATCCCGCTTAGCAAGCTGCTGTTCCCATCCCTTTCAACTATAAGGCAGCCTGCCTATGATATGGGAAGGGAAGCCGCAAAACTATTAATGAACATTATTAATAATAAGCCGTTAGCACAAAAGAATATTCAATTGCCTGTTACCTTTATAGAAAGGCAAACAACAAGAAAGGTGGAGAAAAATGATTAA
- a CDS encoding formate/nitrite transporter family protein, with amino-acid sequence MSFVKTDQVVQGMIEAGEAKAKLSVIDMLIRGGLAGALLGFGTTLAFTAEIQTGMGIFGAILFPACFVLVILLGLELVTGSFALIPLAVLEKRVSVFQMLSNWFWVIIGHLIGAGLYALLYVIATTQLSHVTDNAIAAKIIAVAEAKTLLYANLGSDGLIVVFVKALLCNWMVTLGAVMAMTSTNTMGKIVAMWLPILIFFAQGFEHAVVNMFVIPAGMMLGADVSLADWWLWNQLPVLFGNLVSGVVFTGLALYFTHHKVKKKTSSMVVSEKEDYIAET; translated from the coding sequence ATGTCATTCGTAAAGACAGATCAAGTAGTGCAGGGCATGATTGAGGCTGGTGAAGCAAAAGCGAAATTATCTGTTATAGACATGTTAATTCGAGGAGGGCTTGCAGGGGCCCTTCTTGGGTTTGGTACAACATTGGCATTCACCGCTGAAATTCAAACGGGAATGGGGATTTTTGGAGCAATATTATTTCCGGCTTGTTTTGTATTAGTCATACTGCTCGGGCTTGAATTAGTAACAGGGAGTTTTGCGCTCATCCCTTTAGCTGTTTTAGAAAAAAGGGTTTCCGTTTTTCAAATGCTTTCAAACTGGTTTTGGGTCATAATCGGTCATTTAATAGGAGCAGGACTGTATGCTTTGCTATATGTTATCGCCACAACGCAACTTAGTCATGTGACTGACAATGCTATCGCTGCAAAAATTATCGCAGTTGCAGAAGCAAAAACGTTATTGTATGCAAACCTTGGCAGTGATGGTTTAATCGTCGTTTTTGTGAAAGCATTACTATGTAATTGGATGGTAACATTAGGGGCAGTCATGGCGATGACATCTACAAACACAATGGGAAAAATTGTTGCTATGTGGTTGCCGATTTTGATCTTCTTTGCACAAGGATTTGAACATGCTGTTGTAAATATGTTTGTCATTCCTGCAGGGATGATGTTAGGTGCGGATGTGTCGTTAGCAGATTGGTGGTTATGGAATCAGCTCCCTGTTCTATTCGGCAATTTAGTAAGTGGCGTTGTATTTACAGGTCTAGCATTATACTTTACTCATCATAAAGTGAAAAAGAAAACTAGTAGCATGGTAGTTTCAGAAAAGGAAGACTATATTGCTGAAACATAA
- a CDS encoding glycerate kinase, translating into MKIVLAPDSFKESLSALQVAESIERGFKQVLPNAEYVKVPMADGGEGTVQSLVDATGGRIIKKTVTGPLGEAAEAFFGILGNEKTAVIEMAAASGLHLVPATKRNPLLTTTRGTGEMIAAALDYNVNHIIIGIGGSATNEGGAGMARALGTRFLNSDGQEIGEGGGALSDLAAIDLSRLDSRLADVKIEVACDVDNPLIGPKGASAIYGPQKGATPVIVNQLDENLAHYAAIIEKDLGVKIADVPGAGAAGGLGGGLLAFMQAKLSRGVDIVMEAAKLSDIIAGADLVITGEGKIDGQTIFGKTPIGVAKTAKKHGVPVIGIAGNVASDSDVVHEYGIDAIFSIVPGAVSLQEAFLHADEFVERTARNIAAVWQLKRK; encoded by the coding sequence ATGAAGATTGTCCTTGCACCAGATTCCTTTAAAGAAAGCTTGTCAGCATTACAGGTAGCAGAGTCGATAGAAAGAGGCTTCAAGCAGGTTCTTCCAAATGCTGAATATGTGAAGGTTCCAATGGCAGATGGCGGAGAAGGCACTGTTCAGTCTTTAGTTGATGCAACAGGCGGAAGAATTATCAAAAAAACAGTGACAGGACCATTGGGAGAAGCAGCAGAGGCGTTTTTTGGCATATTAGGGAATGAAAAAACAGCGGTAATTGAAATGGCCGCCGCCTCTGGCCTTCACTTAGTTCCAGCAACAAAAAGAAATCCACTACTTACAACAACAAGAGGCACTGGCGAAATGATTGCCGCTGCACTAGACTATAATGTCAATCATATAATTATCGGAATTGGCGGCAGTGCTACAAATGAAGGCGGTGCTGGGATGGCGAGAGCGCTCGGTACACGTTTTCTTAATTCAGACGGACAAGAGATAGGAGAAGGAGGCGGGGCTTTAAGCGATCTCGCTGCCATTGATTTATCCAGGTTAGACTCAAGATTAGCAGATGTCAAAATAGAAGTAGCCTGCGATGTTGATAACCCGCTTATTGGCCCAAAAGGAGCTTCTGCTATCTATGGACCACAAAAAGGGGCGACACCAGTAATCGTCAACCAACTGGATGAAAACCTTGCTCATTATGCGGCAATTATTGAAAAAGATCTCGGCGTGAAAATAGCAGATGTGCCTGGAGCCGGTGCTGCAGGTGGTCTTGGTGGAGGTTTGCTGGCATTTATGCAAGCTAAATTAAGTCGTGGGGTCGATATTGTTATGGAAGCAGCAAAGCTTTCCGACATCATTGCGGGAGCTGATTTAGTCATTACAGGCGAAGGTAAAATTGACGGACAGACCATCTTCGGAAAAACCCCAATCGGTGTTGCGAAAACAGCCAAAAAACACGGCGTACCTGTAATTGGGATTGCTGGAAACGTCGCAAGTGATAGTGATGTTGTTCATGAGTACGGGATTGATGCCATATTCAGCATAGTTCCAGGTGCAGTGTCCTTACAGGAGGCTTTCCTCCATGCAGACGAATTTGTCGAGAGAACAGCCCGCAATATTGCTGCAGTCTGGCAGTTGAAAAGAAAATAA
- a CDS encoding sugar ABC transporter ATP-binding protein yields MRITMENIHKAFGTNQVLTGVDFDLLDGEVHALMGENGAGKSTMMNVLTGLHARDNGKITIDGKETYFKNPKEAEQSGVTFIHQELNIWPDMTVLENLFIGKERKNTFGFLKTAEMKALANKQFDRLSVSIPLDKEAGSCSVGEQQMIEIAKALMTEAKVIIMDEPTAALTEREISKLFDVISSLKKEGVSIVYISHRMEEIFSICDRITVMRDGKTVDTKAIPATNFDEVVRKMVGRELTDRFPTRNQSLGETVLEVKGLTKRGYFEDINFSVRAGEIVGVSGLMGAGRTEIMRTIFGLDPSDSGETWLNGKKVHIKTPVQAVKLGIGFITEDRKDEGLILDFSIKDNIVLPTLASFAPKGIIREKSESDFVNMLIKRLTVKTESKDIAVGRLSGGNQQKVVIAKWVGIGPKLLILDEPTRGVDVGAKREIYQLMNELTERGVAIIMVSSELPEILGMSDRILVVHEGKVNGELLKENATQEKIMTLATGGQ; encoded by the coding sequence ATGCGAATTACGATGGAAAACATCCATAAAGCATTTGGAACCAATCAAGTTTTGACTGGTGTTGATTTTGATTTGCTTGATGGAGAAGTGCATGCGCTAATGGGGGAAAATGGGGCAGGAAAATCAACAATGATGAACGTACTTACAGGACTGCATGCCCGAGATAATGGAAAAATCACCATTGATGGCAAGGAAACCTATTTTAAAAATCCAAAAGAAGCCGAGCAAAGTGGTGTTACCTTTATCCATCAGGAATTAAATATTTGGCCTGATATGACTGTGCTAGAAAACTTATTTATTGGCAAGGAACGAAAGAATACCTTTGGCTTTTTAAAAACCGCTGAAATGAAAGCGTTAGCAAATAAGCAGTTTGATCGATTATCCGTATCCATTCCGTTGGATAAAGAGGCGGGAAGCTGTTCTGTTGGGGAACAGCAAATGATTGAAATTGCGAAGGCATTAATGACAGAAGCAAAAGTAATTATTATGGATGAACCAACTGCTGCACTGACTGAAAGGGAAATCAGCAAGCTGTTTGATGTGATTTCTTCACTGAAAAAGGAAGGCGTATCAATCGTCTATATTTCTCATCGAATGGAGGAAATTTTCTCTATTTGTGACAGGATTACCGTTATGCGTGATGGGAAAACCGTTGATACGAAGGCCATTCCTGCAACTAATTTTGATGAGGTTGTTAGAAAAATGGTCGGCAGGGAATTAACGGATCGATTTCCTACTCGAAATCAAAGCCTTGGTGAAACCGTTCTGGAAGTAAAGGGTTTAACAAAAAGAGGCTATTTTGAAGACATCAACTTCTCTGTTCGTGCTGGCGAAATCGTTGGGGTTTCAGGATTGATGGGAGCTGGACGAACAGAGATTATGAGGACGATCTTTGGTCTTGATCCAAGCGATAGCGGTGAAACATGGCTCAATGGCAAGAAGGTCCATATTAAAACACCAGTTCAGGCTGTTAAGTTAGGTATTGGCTTCATTACAGAGGATCGCAAGGATGAAGGGTTAATCCTTGATTTCTCCATAAAAGATAATATCGTTTTGCCAACACTTGCAAGCTTTGCTCCAAAAGGAATCATCCGGGAAAAAAGTGAGTCAGACTTTGTTAATATGCTTATCAAACGCTTAACAGTTAAAACAGAATCAAAGGATATTGCTGTTGGCAGACTTTCAGGCGGAAATCAACAAAAAGTGGTCATTGCCAAATGGGTAGGAATAGGACCGAAGCTGCTCATTTTAGACGAACCGACAAGAGGAGTAGATGTTGGTGCGAAAAGAGAGATCTATCAACTAATGAATGAGCTAACAGAGCGAGGTGTTGCTATTATCATGGTATCTTCGGAATTACCTGAGATTCTTGGCATGAGTGATCGAATACTCGTCGTCCATGAAGGAAAAGTAAATGGAGAATTACTAAAAGAAAATGCGACCCAAGAAAAAATTATGACATTGGCAACAGGAGGTCAATAA
- the rbsD gene encoding D-ribose pyranase produces the protein MKRYGILNSHIAKILADLGHTDYIVIADAGLPIPEGIKKIDLAIKGGIPSFIDVVNAVEEDMFIEKVIIASEIEAGNPEHARYIKDKFADKKIENVSHAEFKQLTKQAKAVIRTGEITPYANCILQSGVFFN, from the coding sequence TTGAAACGTTATGGTATTTTAAACAGTCACATTGCGAAGATTTTGGCTGACCTCGGTCATACCGATTATATTGTAATCGCAGACGCTGGTTTACCAATTCCAGAAGGTATTAAAAAGATTGATTTAGCAATTAAAGGCGGCATTCCTTCATTTATAGATGTTGTGAATGCCGTGGAAGAGGATATGTTTATCGAAAAAGTGATAATTGCGTCTGAAATAGAAGCAGGAAACCCTGAGCATGCTCGCTACATAAAGGATAAATTCGCTGATAAGAAAATTGAAAACGTTTCCCACGCGGAGTTTAAACAATTAACGAAGCAAGCTAAAGCAGTCATTCGTACAGGTGAGATTACACCATATGCAAATTGTATTTTACAATCAGGAGTATTTTTTAATTAA
- the cobA gene encoding uroporphyrinogen-III C-methyltransferase, giving the protein MGKVYIVGAGPGNPDLLTIKGLKCIQQADVIVYDRLVNRELLREAKSHAEFIYCGKQPKFHTMPQEMINQLLVQYARSGKIVTRLKGGDPFVFGRGAEEIEELVRNDIPYEIVPGVTAGIAAPAYAGIPITHRELGNSFAIITGHCKNGEPTDIKWESLIHGVDTLAIYMGVGNLPYICDQLVKHGKREDTPVAIIQEGTTSGQKTVTGTIATIVSIAQKTKINNPAMIIVGEVVSFRNRIEQIQAANKQVTMELVSGS; this is encoded by the coding sequence ATGGGGAAAGTATATATAGTTGGAGCAGGCCCAGGTAATCCTGACTTACTTACAATTAAAGGTTTAAAATGTATACAGCAAGCCGACGTTATTGTATATGATCGATTAGTTAATAGAGAATTATTGCGGGAAGCAAAATCACATGCAGAATTCATTTATTGTGGCAAACAACCAAAATTTCATACAATGCCACAAGAAATGATTAACCAGCTATTGGTACAATATGCTCGCTCAGGAAAAATAGTTACTAGACTTAAAGGTGGGGACCCTTTTGTGTTCGGCAGAGGGGCGGAAGAGATAGAGGAATTGGTAAGGAACGATATTCCTTATGAAATCGTACCAGGTGTAACAGCTGGAATTGCTGCTCCAGCTTATGCTGGAATTCCCATCACACATAGGGAGCTTGGTAACTCATTTGCAATCATTACTGGTCATTGCAAAAACGGAGAACCAACAGATATTAAGTGGGAAAGTCTTATTCATGGGGTGGATACATTAGCTATCTATATGGGAGTAGGAAATCTGCCATATATATGTGACCAATTAGTAAAGCATGGAAAGCGGGAGGATACACCTGTCGCAATTATTCAAGAAGGTACCACCTCCGGACAAAAAACAGTAACAGGTACAATTGCAACAATTGTAAGTATTGCGCAAAAAACAAAGATAAACAACCCGGCAATGATTATTGTTGGTGAAGTTGTTAGCTTTAGAAATAGAATAGAGCAAATTCAAGCAGCGAATAAACAAGTCACCATGGAACTTGTTTCAGGAAGCTAA
- the nirD gene encoding nitrite reductase small subunit NirD has product MVENTLGRVLIGKYSDLPERLGKTAFVGKEEIALFKLANGKVRAIKNRCPHKGGVLAEGMVSGEHVFCPMHDWKINVCDGQVQAPDHGCVKAYKVEVEENLVYIVI; this is encoded by the coding sequence ATTGTGGAAAATACACTAGGAAGAGTCTTAATCGGTAAATATTCGGATTTGCCAGAACGCCTTGGAAAAACAGCTTTTGTTGGGAAGGAAGAGATTGCGTTATTTAAGCTAGCAAATGGGAAGGTCCGTGCCATAAAGAATCGATGCCCCCATAAAGGCGGTGTCCTTGCAGAGGGAATGGTAAGCGGAGAACATGTTTTTTGCCCGATGCATGATTGGAAAATTAATGTGTGTGACGGCCAGGTTCAAGCACCAGATCATGGTTGTGTTAAAGCATATAAAGTGGAAGTGGAAGAGAACCTTGTATACATTGTTATCTGA